Within the Gammaproteobacteria bacterium genome, the region GAAGAAGTGAATGCGATAATGAAAGCAGCCTCTGAGGGCGCGCTAAAAGGCATATTGGCTTATAATGCGGAGCCACTTGTTTCTACGGACTTTAATCATAATCCAGCATCTTCGGTTTTTGATGCGACGCAAACGAAAGTGATTGGCAATTTAGTTAAAGTGTTTTCTTGGTACGATAATGAGTGGGGATTTTCAAATCGTATGCTAAATACGACGCAAGCACTAATGAACGCAAAATAATGTAGGGGCGACCGGTTGGTCGCCCGTTTTCAGCAGGAGAGCAACACAGTGACATCTATTTTCAACATGTTCGGCAGATCACCTATCAAGCCAGTAGAAGAGCATATGTCGATAGTTGCGTGTTGTGTCGAAGAATTGACTGCGTTTTTTCAAGCAGTGTTTGCAGGTTCTTGGCAACAAGCGGAAGAAGTGCAACAGAAAATTTCTGCACTTGAGCATGATGCTGATAAAATCAAACGCGATGTTCGCACCAATCTTCCGCGAAAAATGTTTACTTCGATTGATAGGGGCGATTTGCTTGCGCTTTTTTTAGAACAAGATTTATTGGCCAATAGAGCCAAAGATATTGCGGGAATTATTTTAGGTAGACGCATGGTTTTTCCTGCGGAACTTATTGAGCCTTTCACTATTTATCTTGAGCGCTCTATTGATGCTACGTTTCAAGCGCGCACGGCGATTAATCAGTTGGACGAATTAGCAGAAGTTGGATTCAGTGGCAAAGAAGTTCGGATTGTCCAGCACATGATTGCGCAATTAGAAGCCATTGAGCATGAGACCGATGTGTTGCAAATAAAACTTCGCGCACAATTACAGCGGCTTGAAAAAGACTGGCCGCCAATCGATATGATGTTTTTATATCGCGTGGTGGAGTGGGTTGGTGACCTTGCTGATCAAGCGCAAAAAGTTGGTGGTCGTTTACAGATTTTGTTAGCAAGTTAAAAAGGAGCGGTGATGTCTTTGGATCTTGTTTACATTTTATTGGCATGTGTTGTTGGTCTTTTTATGACATGGGGCGTGGGTGCGAACGACTTAGCTAATATTATGAGCACTACTATGGGCTCTAAAGCGATTACGCCTCGTCAAGCAATTATCATTGCGGTGTTATTCGAATTTGCCGGTGCTTTTTTTGGAAGCGCGCATGTCACCAGTACTATTCGCACTGGAATTATTAATATTGATTTAGTGAATCCTGAAATTTATTTAATTTACGGCATGCTAGCCATTTTAATGGCAGGCAGTGTATGGATGACGCTCGCGAGTTTTATCGGCATGCCAGTATCGATTACCAATGCTATTGTTGGTGGTTTGGTAGGGTTCGGTGCGATTGTTTTAGGGGTTGATACTATTCATTGGGAAATGGTGAGGCATATTGCAATCAGTTGGGTATGTTCGCCGCTGATTTCCGGCTTAGTATCTTATTTGCTTTTTGTGGTTATTCAAAAACGTATTTTAAGTCGTAGTCAACCACAGCAAGCAATCAAGAGGTTTCTTCCTGTATTTTTATTGGGAGTTGGAGCGGTTTTATCGGTTATGGTGGTGTTGAAGGGGTTTGAACATTTCGGCATTCATTTTTCTTTTATAATGGGTTTTGGCTTAGTTGCTTTGACGAGTCTCTTAATTTTAAGTCTAGGCTATAGTTTGTTATGGCGCATTCCCCTGGCAACACACCATGATTTACACGGCCAA harbors:
- a CDS encoding aldehyde dehydrogenase — its product is EEVNAIMKAASEGALKGILAYNAEPLVSTDFNHNPASSVFDATQTKVIGNLVKVFSWYDNEWGFSNRMLNTTQALMNAK
- a CDS encoding TIGR00153 family protein, which produces MFGRSPIKPVEEHMSIVACCVEELTAFFQAVFAGSWQQAEEVQQKISALEHDADKIKRDVRTNLPRKMFTSIDRGDLLALFLEQDLLANRAKDIAGIILGRRMVFPAELIEPFTIYLERSIDATFQARTAINQLDELAEVGFSGKEVRIVQHMIAQLEAIEHETDVLQIKLRAQLQRLEKDWPPIDMMFLYRVVEWVGDLADQAQKVGGRLQILLAS
- a CDS encoding inorganic phosphate transporter, translating into MSLDLVYILLACVVGLFMTWGVGANDLANIMSTTMGSKAITPRQAIIIAVLFEFAGAFFGSAHVTSTIRTGIINIDLVNPEIYLIYGMLAILMAGSVWMTLASFIGMPVSITNAIVGGLVGFGAIVLGVDTIHWEMVRHIAISWVCSPLISGLVSYLLFVVIQKRILSRSQPQQAIKRFLPVFLLGVGAVLSVMVVLKGFEHFGIHFSFIMGFGLVALTSLLILSLGYSLLWRIPLATHHDLHGQLVYVERIFGVLMGLTACAMVFAHGSNDVAIAVGPIAAVLGVVHSGETLSAATPIPTWAVALGAIGVVTGFLTYGRKVIETVGSGITALTPSRAFSATLAAATTVIVSTSTGIPVSATQTLVGAVLGVGLARGIGALNLTVIRNIFTSWVITIPATAALCIVFFFVLKAVFKLVVA